A genomic segment from Nodularia sphaerocarpa UHCC 0038 encodes:
- a CDS encoding SDR family NAD(P)-dependent oxidoreductase, whose product MRTALITGASSGIGKAFAEELAAGQTNLVLVSRSAEKLNQLAKKLQDQYNIQVDVIVKDLTEPDAPAAVFDATKSQGLTIDLLINNAGVGDYGDFAESDRERQIKIVQLNVLALVDLTHKFLPLMRQRHSGGIINVSSITAFQPIPYLSVYAASKAFILSFSEALWAENRPYGVRVLATCPGPIETNFFLAANFPTSLAGNTDKAYSSEQVVRESLKALENFQPTLVMGDIKTQVRSTLARLVPRKILLNMLAKHFKS is encoded by the coding sequence ATGCGAACTGCTTTAATAACTGGTGCATCTAGCGGTATAGGTAAAGCCTTTGCTGAGGAATTAGCCGCAGGTCAGACAAACCTGGTTTTAGTTTCCCGTTCGGCAGAAAAACTGAATCAACTAGCAAAAAAACTACAAGACCAATACAATATTCAAGTAGATGTTATAGTTAAAGATTTAACAGAACCTGATGCACCTGCGGCTGTGTTTGATGCTACTAAAAGTCAGGGTTTAACCATTGATTTATTAATCAATAATGCTGGTGTTGGTGACTATGGTGATTTTGCCGAAAGTGACAGAGAACGGCAAATAAAAATTGTCCAACTTAACGTTTTAGCGTTGGTAGATTTAACTCATAAATTTTTGCCTCTCATGCGTCAACGTCATTCTGGGGGAATCATTAACGTGTCTTCAATTACGGCATTTCAACCTATACCCTATCTTTCAGTGTATGCTGCCAGTAAAGCTTTTATTCTTAGTTTTAGTGAAGCACTTTGGGCTGAAAATCGTCCCTATGGTGTGCGTGTTTTAGCCACTTGTCCAGGGCCAATAGAAACCAACTTTTTTCTAGCAGCTAACTTTCCGACAAGTTTAGCAGGAAATACAGATAAAGCTTATTCTTCTGAACAAGTTGTGCGTGAATCATTAAAGGCTTTAGAAAATTTTCAACCAACACTGGTTATGGGTGACATTAAAACTCAAGTCAGAAGTACATTGGCTCGATTAGTACCACGAAAAATTCTCTTAAATATGTTAGCCAAACATTTTAAAAGTTAA
- a CDS encoding histidine kinase — MPNNIKEQIQTDLKQVKETGQLRTERIREIVKSAVSQLSSELKAGSSDIRYLVKDAVSAVIENFQDKGAEIREEVTASIEGALEGVNSKRHNSIVQTQAELKKLQAQLDNEEEEIQQEVDGILAEIEETGKDKTDDTKNAIASAINGIRDSEEVSLLKKRYAQLQAQLSIVRANLAARYGGRDGEVKDYIDEAKHWYDQARPKAEAVATQVDEKRSQLEDKLGEAGSSLAKKERQIKQTLRELLLSTADMFKEKEPADKHEELTKK, encoded by the coding sequence ATGCCTAACAATATTAAAGAACAAATCCAAACTGACTTGAAACAGGTGAAAGAAACTGGACAGTTAAGAACTGAGCGAATTAGAGAAATTGTTAAGTCTGCTGTTTCTCAACTAAGTTCGGAGTTGAAAGCAGGTTCTAGTGATATTCGTTATCTGGTGAAAGATGCGGTTTCTGCTGTGATTGAAAATTTTCAAGACAAGGGTGCAGAAATCAGAGAAGAAGTGACTGCTTCCATTGAAGGAGCGCTGGAAGGTGTTAACAGTAAAAGACACAACTCTATCGTGCAAACTCAGGCGGAACTGAAAAAGCTACAAGCTCAATTGGATAATGAAGAGGAAGAAATTCAGCAAGAAGTTGATGGTATTTTAGCAGAAATTGAAGAAACTGGCAAGGATAAAACTGATGATACTAAAAATGCCATTGCTTCTGCTATCAATGGCATTAGGGATAGCGAAGAAGTCTCTTTATTAAAGAAACGTTACGCTCAATTACAAGCGCAACTCTCTATTGTCAGAGCGAATTTGGCGGCGCGTTACGGCGGACGAGATGGTGAAGTGAAGGATTATATCGATGAGGCAAAACACTGGTATGATCAAGCTCGTCCAAAAGCTGAAGCTGTTGCTACACAAGTAGACGAGAAGCGATCGCAACTAGAAGATAAACTAGGTGAAGCTGGTTCTTCTCTAGCTAAAAAAGAGCGTCAAATTAAACAAACGTTACGAGAGTTGCTGCTATCAACGGCTGATATGTTCAAAGAGAAAGAACCTGCTGATAAACATGAGGAACTTACTAAGAAGTAG
- a CDS encoding phage holin family protein gives MLGTFLTAIATALSLLIVDLVVPGVNIANFPAAMIAALVIGLINGSVKPVLSTLSLPLNFLTLGAFSLIVNGFCFWLAAVLVPGFAVRGLLAFILGPVILSFASTFINNYFAERNPALNSSGDVNTPGELPSR, from the coding sequence ATGTTAGGAACATTTTTAACTGCCATAGCTACAGCATTGAGCTTGTTAATAGTCGATTTAGTTGTACCTGGTGTCAACATTGCTAATTTTCCAGCAGCCATGATTGCGGCTTTAGTAATTGGTTTGATTAACGGTTCAGTTAAACCAGTGCTTTCTACTCTTTCTTTACCGCTTAACTTTCTGACATTAGGAGCATTTTCGCTCATAGTTAACGGTTTTTGTTTCTGGTTAGCAGCAGTGCTGGTTCCTGGGTTCGCAGTTCGTGGACTTCTCGCATTTATCCTCGGTCCGGTGATTCTATCCTTTGCTAGCACCTTCATCAACAATTATTTTGCCGAAAGGAATCCTGCTTTAAACAGCAGTGGTGACGTAAATACCCCAGGTGAATTACCTTCCAGATAA
- a CDS encoding YqaE/Pmp3 family membrane protein, translating into MKIMRLLLGLVLPPLGVFMTVGAGPTLLINILLTLLGWLPGSIHAVWVIAKHEEQTNAERSSY; encoded by the coding sequence ATGAAAATAATGCGTTTACTTTTAGGTTTAGTTTTGCCTCCTTTAGGTGTGTTTATGACAGTGGGCGCTGGTCCAACTTTGCTGATTAACATTTTACTAACACTTCTCGGTTGGCTTCCCGGTAGCATCCACGCAGTTTGGGTAATTGCTAAACATGAAGAACAAACGAATGCAGAAAGAAGCAGTTACTAA
- a CDS encoding GUN4 domain-containing protein, translated as MPVFEFMRQCLNPDCLYPNPDNFQFCQKCGSKLLLRERYAPQSILGQGGFGRTFLAIDEDKPSKPFCVIKQFLPQAQGTDSTEKASQLFSQEAERLEELGKHPQIPELMACFTADNRQYLVQEFVKGDTLQAELDKNGVFSEQQIRELLRELLDILQFVHSQQVIHRDIKPENIIRRSADHKLFLVDFGAAKVVEQKQRTVTGTVIGSAEYCAPEQLMGKPKFISDLYSLGVTCLHLLTHISPFDLYDVMEGEWVWRDYLNGNVVSDELGKILEKLANPIPKQRYQSVAEVVNVLKPSNPPTMDYSQLSDLLAAWKWREADEETRRVMLAVTKREQEGWLNTESIENFPSEDLRTIDQLWVKYSNGRFGFSVQKRIYQSLGGTKDFNGKIWSAFGDTVGWRKRGKWFYYKDIIFDLTSPEAHLPFWVVAVAGEVRSVLLSRRDL; from the coding sequence ATGCCCGTTTTTGAGTTTATGCGTCAATGTCTTAATCCTGACTGTCTCTACCCTAACCCCGATAATTTCCAATTTTGCCAGAAGTGCGGGAGCAAGTTACTTCTGCGAGAAAGGTATGCGCCGCAGTCAATTTTAGGACAAGGGGGTTTTGGTCGGACATTTCTCGCCATTGATGAAGATAAGCCATCAAAACCGTTTTGTGTGATTAAGCAATTTCTACCCCAAGCACAAGGAACAGACAGCACTGAGAAGGCTTCGCAGTTGTTTAGTCAAGAAGCAGAACGTTTGGAAGAGTTGGGTAAGCATCCCCAAATTCCAGAGTTAATGGCTTGTTTTACCGCAGATAATCGCCAATATTTAGTTCAAGAATTTGTGAAAGGCGACACTCTACAAGCTGAGTTAGACAAAAATGGTGTTTTCTCAGAACAGCAAATACGAGAATTATTAAGAGAACTGTTGGATATTTTGCAGTTTGTTCACAGTCAACAAGTAATTCACCGGGATATTAAGCCAGAGAATATCATTCGTCGTAGTGCTGACCACAAATTATTTTTAGTGGATTTTGGCGCAGCGAAGGTAGTTGAGCAAAAACAACGTACAGTTACAGGAACAGTTATCGGCTCGGCGGAATATTGCGCTCCTGAGCAGTTAATGGGGAAACCTAAATTTATTAGTGATTTATATAGTTTAGGGGTGACTTGTCTGCATTTATTAACTCATATCAGTCCCTTTGATTTATATGATGTGATGGAGGGGGAATGGGTATGGCGAGATTATTTGAATGGGAATGTTGTTAGTGATGAATTAGGGAAGATTTTGGAAAAGTTGGCAAATCCTATCCCTAAGCAGCGTTATCAATCTGTTGCAGAAGTTGTGAATGTTTTAAAACCCTCTAACCCCCCCACAATGGACTATAGTCAGCTAAGTGACTTACTCGCTGCTTGGAAATGGAGAGAAGCGGATGAGGAAACAAGACGCGTAATGTTAGCGGTGACAAAGCGGGAACAAGAAGGTTGGTTAAATACTGAAAGTATAGAGAACTTTCCTAGTGAAGACCTCCGCACCATTGACCAGTTGTGGGTTAAATATAGCAATGGGCGCTTTGGGTTTTCTGTGCAGAAGCGCATTTATCAAAGTTTGGGGGGAACGAAAGATTTTAATGGTAAAATTTGGAGCGCCTTTGGGGACACGGTAGGATGGAGAAAAAGAGGAAAGTGGTTCTACTACAAGGATATTATTTTTGATCTGACTTCACCTGAAGCCCACCTCCCTTTTTGGGTGGTAGCGGTTGCGGGAGAGGTGCGTAGTGTTCTTCTCTCGCGTCGAGACTTGTAA
- the leuS gene encoding leucine--tRNA ligase, protein MDSRYNPADIEEKWQQTWAELGLDKTPANSHKPKFYALSMFPYPSGSLHMGHVRNYTITDVIARLKRMQGYKVLHPMGWDAFGLPAENAAIDRGVPPAQWTYQNIAQMRQQLQRLGLSIDWESELATCSPDYYKWTQWIFLQFWQAGLAYQKEAAVNWDPIDQTVIANEQVDNEGRSWRSGAKVERKLLRQWFLKITDYAEELLNDLDKLTGWPERVKLMQANWIGKSTGAYLEFPVVGMDEKIAVYTTRPDTVYGVSYLVLAPEHPLTQVVTTPEQKTAVAAFIQEVSQQSELERTAEDKPKRGIPTGGKVFNPFTGEEVPIWIADYVLYEYGTGAVMGVPAHDVRDFKFARVYNLPIEFVIAAPEDVADFDLTPTSATDEITKLIKIEYNEAYTEPGILINSGSFTGMSSPDAKAAIIKYAEKQNFGKLRIQYRLRDWLISRQRYWGAPIPVIHCPNCGIVPVPDEDLPVKLPEEVELTGRGGSPLTQLESWVNVPCPTCGTPAKRETDTMDTFIDSSWYFLRYPDAQNEQQVFDPAKTNEWMPVDQYVGGIEHAILHLLYSRFFTKVLRDRGLLNFDEPFQRLLTQGMVQGLTYMNPNKGGKDKWVPSNLVNAADPRDPQTGEPLQRLYATMSKSKGNGVAPEDVISKYGVDTARMFILFKAPPEKDLEWDEADVEGQFRFLNRVWRLVSDYAAAGVSRKKADIANLSKPEKELRRAIHTAIQAVTEDLEDEYQFNTAVSELMKLSNALTDADCKNSPIYAEGIQTLVMMLAPFAPHIADELWQLLGNTNSIHTQTWPSFDPAALVADEITLIIQINGKKRADIEVPAQADKAELEKYARESELVQRYIEGKEIKKVIVVPGRLVNFVVV, encoded by the coding sequence GTGGATTCCCGATATAACCCCGCAGACATTGAGGAAAAATGGCAACAAACATGGGCAGAACTTGGCTTAGATAAGACACCTGCAAATAGTCACAAGCCGAAATTCTACGCTCTTTCCATGTTCCCCTATCCATCGGGCAGCCTCCACATGGGTCACGTCCGTAATTATACAATTACCGATGTGATTGCACGACTCAAGCGAATGCAAGGGTATAAAGTGCTGCATCCAATGGGTTGGGATGCCTTTGGTTTACCAGCAGAAAACGCCGCCATTGACAGAGGAGTTCCCCCAGCCCAGTGGACTTATCAAAACATTGCTCAAATGCGGCAGCAATTACAGCGTCTGGGTTTGTCTATCGACTGGGAAAGCGAACTCGCCACTTGTTCCCCAGATTATTATAAATGGACACAATGGATTTTCTTGCAATTCTGGCAAGCCGGATTAGCTTATCAAAAAGAAGCCGCAGTCAACTGGGACCCCATCGACCAAACTGTAATCGCCAACGAGCAAGTTGATAACGAAGGACGTTCCTGGCGCAGTGGCGCAAAAGTTGAGCGTAAACTATTACGGCAGTGGTTTTTAAAGATTACCGACTACGCCGAAGAATTACTCAATGATTTAGATAAATTAACAGGTTGGCCGGAACGGGTCAAATTAATGCAAGCTAATTGGATTGGTAAATCCACAGGCGCTTATTTAGAATTTCCTGTAGTGGGGATGGATGAAAAAATCGCTGTTTACACCACCCGCCCAGATACGGTATATGGTGTCAGCTATTTGGTATTAGCACCAGAACATCCTTTAACCCAAGTTGTCACCACCCCAGAACAAAAAACCGCCGTAGCAGCCTTTATTCAAGAAGTTTCTCAACAAAGCGAATTAGAACGTACAGCCGAAGACAAACCCAAGCGGGGTATCCCCACCGGTGGTAAAGTTTTCAACCCCTTTACAGGGGAAGAAGTACCCATCTGGATTGCCGATTATGTACTGTATGAATATGGTACGGGTGCAGTCATGGGTGTACCGGCTCATGATGTGCGAGATTTTAAATTTGCCCGTGTTTATAATTTACCCATTGAGTTTGTGATTGCTGCGCCCGAAGATGTAGCAGATTTTGACTTAACGCCAACATCAGCAACAGATGAAATCACAAAACTGATTAAAATTGAATATAACGAAGCATATACAGAACCAGGAATTTTAATTAATTCTGGCTCTTTTACAGGCATGAGTTCCCCAGATGCCAAAGCCGCAATTATTAAATATGCTGAAAAACAAAATTTTGGTAAACTCAGAATCCAATATCGCTTGCGAGATTGGTTAATTTCCCGACAACGTTATTGGGGCGCACCTATACCAGTAATTCACTGCCCAAATTGTGGCATAGTTCCAGTCCCAGATGAGGATTTGCCAGTTAAATTACCAGAAGAAGTGGAATTAACTGGAAGGGGTGGTTCACCTTTGACTCAGTTAGAAAGTTGGGTAAATGTCCCTTGTCCAACTTGCGGGACTCCAGCCAAGCGAGAAACTGATACGATGGATACCTTCATTGATTCCTCGTGGTATTTCTTGCGCTATCCCGATGCACAAAATGAACAACAGGTATTTGACCCAGCTAAAACTAATGAGTGGATGCCTGTAGACCAGTATGTGGGTGGCATTGAACACGCCATTTTACATTTATTATATTCCAGATTCTTTACTAAAGTGTTGCGCGATCGAGGCTTATTAAACTTTGATGAACCCTTTCAACGCCTGTTAACTCAAGGTATGGTACAGGGTTTAACTTACATGAACCCGAATAAGGGCGGTAAGGATAAATGGGTTCCTTCTAATTTGGTGAATGCAGCCGACCCCCGCGACCCGCAGACAGGGGAACCATTGCAACGCCTTTATGCCACCATGTCTAAATCTAAGGGCAATGGTGTAGCACCAGAAGACGTAATTAGTAAGTATGGTGTTGATACGGCGCGGATGTTCATCTTGTTCAAAGCACCCCCAGAAAAAGACCTAGAATGGGATGAAGCTGATGTCGAAGGGCAATTTCGCTTTTTAAACCGAGTATGGCGCTTGGTGAGCGATTATGCGGCGGCTGGGGTATCACGGAAGAAAGCCGATATTGCTAATTTAAGTAAGCCAGAAAAGGAATTACGGCGAGCAATTCACACGGCTATTCAAGCTGTGACAGAGGATTTAGAAGATGAATATCAATTCAATACAGCTGTTTCTGAGTTGATGAAGTTAAGTAATGCTTTAACTGATGCTGACTGCAAAAACTCACCAATTTATGCTGAAGGTATTCAGACTTTAGTAATGATGTTAGCACCTTTTGCCCCACATATTGCTGATGAATTATGGCAGTTATTGGGTAATACTAATTCTATCCACACTCAAACTTGGCCATCTTTTGACCCTGCGGCTTTGGTAGCTGACGAAATTACTTTGATAATTCAGATTAATGGCAAAAAACGTGCTGATATTGAAGTTCCCGCACAAGCTGATAAGGCTGAGTTGGAGAAGTACGCCCGTGAGTCGGAATTAGTTCAGCGTTACATTGAGGGTAAAGAGATTAAAAAGGTGATTGTGGTTCCTGGAAGGTTGGTAAATTTTGTTGTTGTTTAA
- a CDS encoding PAS domain S-box protein, translated as MLVYFVRKREDVPFGGIFLMFSTFIFACGTTHLMDVWTLWYPTYWLSGLIKAITAFVSVLTSIKLFPLIPKALSLPSHAQLAKEIAERKRTEEVLRESEQRWELALRGNNDGIWDWDLKNNQVFFSTRCKEMLGYEEQEISQHLNEGMKWVHPDDRDMVITAVENHFSRITPFYTNEHRVLCKDGTYKWILDRGQGLWDENGNVVRMVGSHTDITERKQAEEALSNLLERLETIVEERTLELRKINDSLQVEIRERQRIENALRESEQQFRAAFDQAAVGIAHVGINGQWLLVNQKLCDIVGYTFEELQVLTFQDITHPDDIDTDLNYINQMLAGEIANYSLEERYFRKNGSIVWINITVSLMREPSGEPKYFISIVEDISDRQQSHQQIQASLLEKEVLLKEIYHRVKNNLQVISSLLNLQSAYIQDAKDMAIFQQSQQRIASMALVHEKMYQSPDLAKINLNEYVQDLVSSLCTCYELNTDKISINIHVDDGIFLGLDTAIPCSLIIHELVSNSFKHAFAGGISGEINIEIKNNSLNDISLIVRDNGIGLPSNFDFQNTASLGWELIDALSSQLSGDITINSDIGVEFKIDFPLV; from the coding sequence ATGCTGGTCTATTTTGTCCGCAAACGGGAAGATGTCCCTTTCGGTGGGATATTCTTGATGTTTAGCACATTTATTTTTGCTTGCGGTACAACCCATCTGATGGATGTGTGGACGCTTTGGTATCCTACTTATTGGCTATCGGGGTTAATCAAAGCTATCACGGCTTTTGTGTCTGTTTTGACTTCCATAAAATTGTTTCCATTAATACCTAAAGCACTGAGCTTGCCTAGTCATGCCCAACTAGCAAAGGAAATTGCTGAACGCAAACGCACAGAAGAGGTGCTAAGAGAAAGTGAGCAACGTTGGGAGTTAGCTTTACGTGGTAATAATGATGGTATTTGGGATTGGGATTTGAAAAACAATCAGGTTTTTTTCTCGACTCGCTGCAAAGAAATGCTCGGTTATGAAGAACAGGAGATTTCTCAACATTTAAATGAAGGTATGAAGTGGGTGCATCCAGATGACCGTGACATGGTAATTACAGCAGTTGAAAATCATTTTTCCAGGATAACACCGTTTTACACTAACGAGCATCGAGTTTTATGTAAAGACGGTACTTACAAATGGATTTTGGATCGGGGTCAAGGGCTGTGGGATGAAAATGGTAATGTAGTACGTATGGTGGGTTCACATACTGACATTACTGAGCGCAAGCAAGCAGAGGAGGCTTTAAGCAACCTACTAGAGCGACTAGAGACTATAGTTGAAGAACGAACATTAGAGTTAAGAAAAATCAACGATTCACTACAAGTAGAAATTAGGGAACGCCAGCGCATCGAGAACGCATTAAGAGAAAGCGAACAGCAATTTCGGGCTGCATTTGATCAAGCTGCTGTTGGTATTGCTCATGTAGGGATAAATGGACAGTGGCTATTGGTTAACCAGAAGCTTTGCGATATTGTTGGGTACACATTCGAGGAACTACAGGTGCTAACTTTCCAGGATATTACCCACCCTGATGATATTGATACTGATCTCAATTATATCAACCAGATGTTAGCAGGTGAGATTGCCAATTATTCTCTGGAAGAACGCTATTTTCGGAAAAATGGTTCTATCGTCTGGATTAATATTACAGTGTCTTTAATGCGGGAACCTTCTGGTGAACCAAAGTATTTTATATCTATTGTGGAAGATATTAGCGATCGCCAGCAGTCACATCAGCAGATTCAAGCATCACTTTTAGAAAAAGAAGTGCTGTTAAAAGAAATTTACCATCGCGTGAAAAACAATTTACAGGTAATTTCTAGCCTGCTCAACCTGCAATCTGCATATATCCAAGATGCTAAAGATATGGCAATATTTCAGCAAAGTCAGCAGCGCATCGCATCTATGGCTTTAGTTCATGAAAAAATGTATCAATCACCAGATTTAGCCAAGATTAACTTAAATGAATATGTCCAAGATTTAGTATCAAGTTTATGCACTTGCTACGAATTAAATACAGATAAAATTTCCATAAATATTCATGTCGATGATGGCATATTCTTGGGTTTAGATACAGCAATTCCTTGTAGTTTAATTATTCATGAACTTGTTTCTAATTCCTTTAAACACGCATTTGCTGGAGGTATATCAGGTGAAATCAATATTGAAATCAAAAATAATTCGCTCAATGATATTTCACTTATAGTTAGGGACAATGGTATTGGATTACCATCAAACTTTGATTTTCAAAATACAGCATCATTAGGCTGGGAGCTAATAGATGCTTTAAGCAGTCAACTCTCAGGAGATATCACTATTAATAGCGATATTGGAGTAGAATTTAAAATAGATTTTCCTCTAGTGTAA
- a CDS encoding Tex family protein: MLNIPQLLATELDLKPHQIQNALELLAEGATVPFIARYRKERTGEMNEVQLRDLFERYAYLTELAERKSVILNAIAEQGKLTDELKAKIASCLQKTELEDLYLPYRPKRRTRATIAREKGLEPLANFIKSLNVPNAPTASLEEAAAKYVSETQGVKTPQEALKGAADILAEEVAEKAELRAYLRDYLLAEGVFVSDIKKEHPEGTTKFEMYRNYQIRVRNIAPHNLLALCRGEAEKVLNYEVTFDEDLVLDYLESKEIKAKVRIIRDFYQAMLKDAFNRLMKTSIMSEVISQKKTYADIESIKTFEANLRELLLSAPAGMKPTLAIDPGFRTGCKVAVLDQTGQFLEYQAVFPHQAAEQRAKAAQTMINLIEKYQIELIAIGNGTASRETDEFVTQILQAIDRKPVKVMVNESGASIYSASKVALEEFPHLDITVRGAISIGRRLQDPLAELVKIDPKSIGVGQYQHDVDQKLLKKKLDETVESCVNYVGVDLNTASKELLTFVSGITATVANNIVAYRNEHGVFKNRRQLLKVAKLGPKAFEQAAGFLRIRGGDNPLDNTAVHPESYALVQAIAADLDVSLNQVTEIAEKLKKTNLKKYVTDSIGEPTLRDIISELDKPGRDPRAEFKYATFREGIKEIRDLEVGMELEGIVTNVANFGAFVDIGVHQDGLVHISQLADRFVDDPQKIVKVGQVVKIQVLEINEKLKRISLSMKAVKQ; this comes from the coding sequence ATGCTGAATATTCCTCAACTACTAGCGACTGAATTAGACCTCAAACCTCATCAAATCCAAAACGCGTTGGAACTTTTAGCCGAAGGTGCGACGGTTCCCTTTATTGCACGATACCGCAAAGAGCGCACTGGGGAAATGAATGAAGTCCAACTGCGTGACCTGTTTGAGCGCTATGCTTATTTAACAGAGTTGGCAGAACGGAAATCGGTAATTTTAAATGCGATCGCCGAACAAGGTAAACTCACAGATGAACTCAAAGCCAAAATTGCATCCTGTTTACAAAAAACCGAACTTGAAGATTTATATCTCCCCTATCGACCAAAACGACGCACCCGCGCTACCATAGCCAGAGAAAAAGGTTTGGAACCCTTAGCCAATTTCATCAAATCGCTAAATGTCCCAAATGCTCCAACAGCCTCACTAGAAGAAGCAGCAGCCAAATATGTTTCTGAGACTCAGGGAGTTAAAACACCACAAGAAGCGCTCAAAGGTGCTGCGGATATTTTAGCAGAAGAAGTAGCAGAAAAAGCAGAGTTACGGGCATATCTGCGTGATTACTTGCTAGCCGAAGGGGTATTTGTCTCTGATATCAAAAAGGAGCATCCCGAAGGGACAACCAAATTTGAGATGTACCGCAACTATCAGATTCGGGTGAGAAATATTGCACCCCATAATCTGCTGGCGTTGTGTCGCGGTGAAGCTGAGAAAGTGTTAAACTATGAAGTTACTTTTGATGAAGATTTGGTATTAGATTATCTGGAATCAAAGGAAATTAAGGCGAAAGTACGGATAATTCGCGATTTTTATCAGGCGATGCTCAAAGACGCATTTAATCGGCTGATGAAAACTTCCATTATGAGTGAGGTGATTTCTCAGAAAAAAACCTATGCTGATATAGAGTCGATTAAAACCTTTGAAGCAAATCTGCGAGAATTACTCTTATCTGCACCAGCAGGGATGAAACCGACATTAGCTATAGACCCAGGCTTTAGAACTGGGTGTAAAGTGGCGGTACTCGACCAAACTGGACAATTTTTAGAATATCAGGCTGTTTTCCCGCATCAAGCGGCTGAACAACGCGCCAAAGCTGCACAAACTATGATAAATTTGATTGAGAAATATCAGATTGAATTAATTGCTATTGGTAATGGTACAGCTTCCCGTGAGACAGATGAGTTTGTAACGCAGATATTACAAGCCATCGACCGCAAACCGGTTAAAGTCATGGTAAATGAGTCTGGCGCATCGATATATTCTGCGAGTAAAGTGGCGTTAGAAGAGTTTCCCCATTTAGATATTACCGTGCGTGGTGCAATTAGTATCGGTCGCCGTTTGCAAGATCCTCTGGCGGAATTGGTGAAAATTGACCCGAAATCTATCGGTGTGGGACAATATCAGCATGACGTTGATCAAAAGTTGCTGAAAAAGAAGCTAGATGAGACCGTAGAAAGTTGCGTGAATTACGTCGGTGTGGACTTAAACACGGCTTCTAAGGAACTTTTGACCTTTGTTTCCGGAATTACGGCTACGGTGGCTAATAACATTGTTGCTTATCGCAATGAGCATGGAGTTTTTAAGAACCGCCGACAATTGTTAAAAGTGGCTAAATTGGGACCAAAAGCGTTTGAACAAGCTGCGGGTTTTCTGCGTATTCGTGGTGGTGATAATCCTTTAGATAATACAGCAGTGCATCCAGAAAGTTATGCTCTTGTGCAGGCGATCGCAGCTGATTTAGATGTATCCTTAAATCAAGTCACCGAAATAGCCGAAAAACTCAAAAAAACCAACCTGAAAAAATACGTCACTGATAGCATAGGCGAACCCACACTGCGGGATATTATCAGCGAACTAGACAAACCAGGAAGAGACCCCCGTGCAGAATTTAAATATGCCACATTTAGAGAGGGAATCAAAGAAATTAGAGATTTAGAAGTAGGAATGGAATTAGAAGGAATTGTCACAAACGTAGCTAACTTTGGCGCATTTGTCGATATTGGCGTACATCAAGATGGCTTAGTACATATATCCCAACTAGCTGATAGATTCGTAGATGACCCTCAAAAAATCGTCAAAGTAGGACAAGTTGTAAAAATACAGGTGTTGGAAATTAACGAAAAATTAAAGCGGATTAGTTTGTCAATGAAAGCCGTTAAACAATAA